A window from Solanum stenotomum isolate F172 chromosome 5, ASM1918654v1, whole genome shotgun sequence encodes these proteins:
- the LOC125866300 gene encoding probable protein S-acyltransferase 3 isoform X2 produces MFQKFLCGGRLIFGPDAASLYLSTFLIGAPALTFCIKMLFMIPKVSPIYGHVVLIVGLIITVLALSFLFMTSSRNPGIVPRNSRPPDLDEILNASSASMEWVGNAAPDVKLPRTKDIFINGHSVKVKFCDTCLLYRPPRASHCSICNNCVQRFDHHCPWVGQCIGVRNYRCFFLFITSTTTLCIYVFTFSLLNLLGQPGSFLHAMSTDVVSVVLICYCFIAVWFVGGLSVFHFYLMSTNQTTYENFRYRYEKKENPYSRGILKNLREILCSKVPVSLVNFREWVIEEDDASMRSMSMSHRFGSINSKGKFDLEMGGILGKDATFQVDYGGIDESLKKTRNDNANFDPLFFPDDQDAESTLSNEQRTVEDGRTEEDSNRGSS; encoded by the exons ATGTTTCAGAAATTTCTATGTGGAGGAAGATTGATCTTTGGTCCTGATGCAGCATCACTGTACTTATCGACATTTCTGATAGGGGCTCCTGCATTGACATTTTGCATAAAAATGCTATTCATGATACCAAAAGTCAGTCCAATATATGGTCATGTGGTACTAATTGTGGGACTCATCATCACAGTTTTG GCGTTGAGTTTTCTCTTCATGACATCTTCAAGAAATCCAGGAATAGTTCCTAGGAACTCGCGGCCACCTGACTTGGATGAAATATTGAATGCAAGTTCAGCATCTATGGAGTGGGTAGGCAATGCAGCCCCTGATGTGAAGTTACCAAGAACAAAGGACATTTTTATCAATGGTCATTCAGTAAAAGTCAAGTTTTGTGACACATGTTTGCTCTATCGTCCACCACGTGCTTCTCATTGCTCGATTTGTAACAACTGTGTTCAGAGATTTGATCACCACTGTCCATGGGTGGGTCAGTGTATTGGAGTT CGTAATTATCGGtgctttttccttttcataacatcaacaacaactttGTGCATATATGTGTTCACATTTTCACTGCTGAACCTTCTTGGACAACCAGGGAGCTTTTTGCATGCCATGTCAACGGATGTTGTATCTGTGGTTTTGATATGCTATTGCTTCATAGCTGTATGGTTTGTCGGAGGGCTAAGTGTCTTCCATTTTTACCTAATGTCAACCAACCAG ACAACGTATGAAAACTTCAGATATCGTTATGAAAAGAAAGAGAACCCATACAGCCGTGGCATTTTGAAGAATCTCAGGGAAATCTTATGCTCTAAGGTCCCGGTTTCATTGGTCAACTTTCGCGAATGGGTGATTGAAGAAGACGATGCAAGTATGAGATCCATGTCCATGAGTCACAGATTTGGTTCAATCAACTCTAAAGGGAAGTTTGATTTAGAGATGGGAGGCATACTCGGGAAGGATGCTACTTTCCAAGTGGATTATGGTGGCATTGATGAATCTTTGAAGAAGACGAGAAACGATAATGCAAATTTTGATCCTCTTTTCTTTCCTGATGATCAAGATGCAGAGTCAACACTTTCAAATGAACAAAGAACAGTCGAAGATGGCAGAACTGAAGAAGACAGCAACCGTGGATCTTCATAG
- the LOC125866370 gene encoding histone-lysine N-methyltransferase, H3 lysine-9 specific SUVH1-like, with translation MEQGFGSDSVPPAGPIDKSKVLDVKPLRCLVPVFPSPNGMASGTTPQPSPFVCVPPSGPFPPGVSPFYPFLSPNESGRSAENQDGLGFGTPISPVPLNSFRTPTANGDTGSRRPGRPRGSNGLAAEDDDSQNHSDQFGSGYSVHGNDVEDTSTGKKRGRPRKTRLSQSGSGSGSGNPATPPIEVDIDPLLNQLLASFKLVEIDQVKKADGDKELAGRILLVYDLFRRRMTQIEERRGETPGSARRPDLKGANLLMTRGARTNQTKRIGNVPGVEVGDIFFFRMELCLVGLHAPSMAGIDYMSVRLTGDEEPIAVSIVSSGGYDDEGDDGDVLIYTGQGGVQRRDGQMFDQKLERGNLALEKSMHRGNEVRVIRGVLDVQNGGRGKIYIYDGLYRVQESWAEKSKLGNCSIFRYKLIRVPGQPEAFTLWKSVQQWREGTATRVGVILPDLTSGAESQPVCLVNDVDDEKGPAYFTYIPSLKYSKPFMKSNPSVGCQCLGGCQPGGTSCPCIQKNGGYLPFNPLGVLMSYKTLVYECGSACSCPPNCRNRISQAGPKARVEVFKTKNRGWGLRSWDPIRGGGFVCEYAGEVIEESRVGEFGNDGDDDYIFDATRMYEPLEAVRDYNDESKKVPYPLVISAKKGGNVARFMNHSCSPNVFWQLVVREINNETFYHVAFFAIRHIPPMQELTFDYGMVPPDKADRRRKKCLCGSLNCRGYFY, from the coding sequence ATGGAGCAAGGCTTTGGTTCAGACTCTGTTCCGCCAGCAGGACCCATTGACAAGTCTAAGGTTTTGGATGTGAAGCCTTTGAGATGTCTTGTCCCTGTATTTCCATCCCCAAATGGAATGGCATCTGGTACAACTCCTCAACCATCACCTTTTGTGTGTGTTCCTCCAAGTGGTCCTTTCCCGCCTGGGGTTTCTCCGTTTTATCCATTTTTGTCCCCCAATGAGTCTGGTAGATCAGCTGAAAATCAGGATGGTTTAGGTTTTGGGACGCCTATATCTCCCGTTCCTTTAAATTCATTCAGAACTCCAACTGCAAATGGAGACACGGGGTCAAGGAGGCCTGGTAGACCTCGTGGTTCGAATGGCTTAGCTGCAGAGGATGATGATTCACAGAATCATAGTGATCAATTCGGTAGTGGCTATAGTGTGCATGGTAATGATGTTGAAGACACAAGTACAgggaaaaaaagaggaagacCGAGAAAGACTAGGTTAAGTCAGTCAGGCTCAGGCTCAGGCTCAGGTAATCCAGCTACTCCCCCAATCGAAGTGGATATCGATCCACTATTAAACCAGCTGCTTGCATCCTTCAAACTTGTTGAGATCGATCAGGTCAAGAAAGCTGATGGTGACAAGGAGCTAGCTGGGAGAATACTACTGGTTTATGATTTGTTTCGCAGAAGGATGACCCAGATTGAAGAGAGAAGGGGTGAGACTCCAGGTTCTGCAAGAAGGCCAGATCTGAAGGGTGCTAATTTGCTGATGACAAGGGGAGCTCGAACAAATCAAACCAAGAGGATTGGAAATGTACCTGGGGTTGAAGTTGGTGACATCTTCTTCTTCAGGATGGAATTGTGCCTGGTTGGTTTGCACGCACCCAGTATGGCAGGGATAGATTATATGAGTGTCAGACTTACAGGGGATGAGGAACCTATTGCTGTTAGCATAGTGTCCTCTGGAGGGTATGATGATGAAGGGGATGATGGGGATGTGCTAATTTATACTGGCCAGGGTGGAGTTCAGAGGAGGGATGGCCAAATGTTCGATCAGAAACTTGAGAGGGGAAATCTTGCTCTGGAAAAGAGCATGCATCGTGGCAATGAGGTGAGAGTAATTAGGGGTGTTTTAGATGTTCAAAATGGGGGGAGGGGGAAGATCTACATATATGATGGACTTTATAGGGTCCAGGAGTCATGGGCAGAGAAAAGCAAATTGGGCAATTGCAGTATTTTCAGGTACAAATTGATTAGGGTACCTGGGCAGCCTGAAGCATTTACATTGTGGAAATCAGTACAGCAGTGGAGAGAAGGAACGGCGACACGGGTTGGAGTTATCCTACCCGACCTAACATCTGGTGCAGAGAGCCAACCTGTATGTCTTGTAAATGATGTTGATGATGAGAAGGGACCTGCTTATTTCACATATATCCCAAGTCTGAAGTACTCAAAACCTTTCATGAAGTCTAATCCATCTGTGGGATGTCAATGTCTTGGCGGATGCCAACCTGGTGGAACCAGTTGTCCTTGCATTCAGAAGAATGGAGGCTATTTGCCCTTTAATCCACTTGGAGTTCTCATGAGTTACAAAACCTTGGTATATGAGTGTGGTTCTGCCTGTTCATGCCCTCCAAATTGCCGAAATCGTATCTCTCAAGCAGGTCCTAAAGCCCGTGTGGAGGtcttcaaaacaaaaaatagaggTTGGGGACTTAGATCTTGGGATCCCATACGCGGAGGTGGCTTTGTTTGTGAATATGCCGGAGAAGTCATTGAGGAATCTAGGGTAGGTGAGTTTGGCAATGACGGTGATGATGATTATATATTTGATGCTACCCGCATGTATGAACCATTGGAAGCTGTGCGTGATTATAATGACGAATCCAAAAAGGTTCCATATCCCCTTGTAATAAGTGCAAAAAAAGGTGGCAATGTGGCTCGTTTTATGAACCATAGTTGTTCACCTAACGTTTTCTGGCAGCTTGTTGTACGTGAAATCAACAATGAGACATTCTACCATGTTGCCTTTTTTGCCATTAGACATATTCCTCCCATGCAAGAATTGACTTTTGACTATGGTATGGTTCCACCAGACAAAGCAGATCGAAGGAGGAAGAAATGCTTATGTGGGTCATTGAACTGTAGAGGGTATTTTTACTAG
- the LOC125866300 gene encoding probable protein S-acyltransferase 1 isoform X1 yields MGGGITNQDLAFSSKSMDPSKLKKRLYQVWKGRNKFLCGGRLIFGPDAASLYLSTFLIGAPALTFCIKMLFMIPKVSPIYGHVVLIVGLIITVLALSFLFMTSSRNPGIVPRNSRPPDLDEILNASSASMEWVGNAAPDVKLPRTKDIFINGHSVKVKFCDTCLLYRPPRASHCSICNNCVQRFDHHCPWVGQCIGVRNYRCFFLFITSTTTLCIYVFTFSLLNLLGQPGSFLHAMSTDVVSVVLICYCFIAVWFVGGLSVFHFYLMSTNQTTYENFRYRYEKKENPYSRGILKNLREILCSKVPVSLVNFREWVIEEDDASMRSMSMSHRFGSINSKGKFDLEMGGILGKDATFQVDYGGIDESLKKTRNDNANFDPLFFPDDQDAESTLSNEQRTVEDGRTEEDSNRGSS; encoded by the exons ATGGGAGGTGGGATCACAAATCAAGATTTGGCTTTTTCTTCCAAATCTATGGACCCTTCTAAATTGAAGAAAAGGCTTTATCAAGTTTGGAAGGGTCGCAAT AAATTTCTATGTGGAGGAAGATTGATCTTTGGTCCTGATGCAGCATCACTGTACTTATCGACATTTCTGATAGGGGCTCCTGCATTGACATTTTGCATAAAAATGCTATTCATGATACCAAAAGTCAGTCCAATATATGGTCATGTGGTACTAATTGTGGGACTCATCATCACAGTTTTG GCGTTGAGTTTTCTCTTCATGACATCTTCAAGAAATCCAGGAATAGTTCCTAGGAACTCGCGGCCACCTGACTTGGATGAAATATTGAATGCAAGTTCAGCATCTATGGAGTGGGTAGGCAATGCAGCCCCTGATGTGAAGTTACCAAGAACAAAGGACATTTTTATCAATGGTCATTCAGTAAAAGTCAAGTTTTGTGACACATGTTTGCTCTATCGTCCACCACGTGCTTCTCATTGCTCGATTTGTAACAACTGTGTTCAGAGATTTGATCACCACTGTCCATGGGTGGGTCAGTGTATTGGAGTT CGTAATTATCGGtgctttttccttttcataacatcaacaacaactttGTGCATATATGTGTTCACATTTTCACTGCTGAACCTTCTTGGACAACCAGGGAGCTTTTTGCATGCCATGTCAACGGATGTTGTATCTGTGGTTTTGATATGCTATTGCTTCATAGCTGTATGGTTTGTCGGAGGGCTAAGTGTCTTCCATTTTTACCTAATGTCAACCAACCAG ACAACGTATGAAAACTTCAGATATCGTTATGAAAAGAAAGAGAACCCATACAGCCGTGGCATTTTGAAGAATCTCAGGGAAATCTTATGCTCTAAGGTCCCGGTTTCATTGGTCAACTTTCGCGAATGGGTGATTGAAGAAGACGATGCAAGTATGAGATCCATGTCCATGAGTCACAGATTTGGTTCAATCAACTCTAAAGGGAAGTTTGATTTAGAGATGGGAGGCATACTCGGGAAGGATGCTACTTTCCAAGTGGATTATGGTGGCATTGATGAATCTTTGAAGAAGACGAGAAACGATAATGCAAATTTTGATCCTCTTTTCTTTCCTGATGATCAAGATGCAGAGTCAACACTTTCAAATGAACAAAGAACAGTCGAAGATGGCAGAACTGAAGAAGACAGCAACCGTGGATCTTCATAG